In Phenylobacterium zucineum HLK1, one DNA window encodes the following:
- the lpxI gene encoding UDP-2,3-diacylglucosamine diphosphatase, which yields MKKLGLIAGGGGLPVEIAEHCERSGRPLFVIRLKGFAGAQLAPYAGAEVGIAEVGKCIKALKRAGCEAVCLAGIVARPDFTSLMPDLRGLKLLPRAVAAARKGDDALLRLLVEEFEAEGFAVEGAHEVMDDLTLPSGFLGRARGSDDDLRDADRALEVARAVGRLDIGQAAVVTQGLVLAVEAQEGTDAMLARVADLPAHLRGRPGAGRGVLAKAPKPIQETRVDLPTIGLATVQGVARAGLAGIVGEAGRVIVLDREAVISLADELGVFIFGVEPEGR from the coding sequence ATGAAGAAGCTGGGGCTGATCGCCGGCGGCGGGGGCCTTCCCGTCGAGATCGCCGAGCATTGCGAACGCTCGGGCCGGCCGCTCTTCGTCATCCGGCTGAAAGGCTTCGCGGGCGCCCAGCTCGCGCCCTACGCCGGCGCCGAGGTCGGCATCGCCGAGGTGGGCAAGTGCATCAAGGCGCTGAAGCGCGCCGGGTGCGAGGCGGTCTGCCTGGCCGGCATCGTGGCGCGGCCGGACTTCACCAGCCTGATGCCCGACCTCCGGGGGCTCAAGCTGCTGCCCCGGGCCGTCGCCGCGGCCCGCAAGGGCGACGACGCCCTGCTGCGCCTGCTGGTCGAGGAGTTCGAGGCCGAGGGCTTCGCGGTCGAGGGCGCGCACGAGGTGATGGACGACCTCACCCTGCCGTCCGGCTTCCTTGGCCGGGCGCGGGGCTCGGACGACGACCTGCGCGACGCCGACCGCGCGCTGGAGGTGGCTCGCGCCGTGGGCCGGCTCGACATCGGCCAGGCCGCCGTGGTGACCCAGGGCCTCGTCCTGGCCGTGGAGGCGCAGGAGGGCACCGACGCCATGCTGGCCCGCGTGGCCGATCTGCCGGCGCACCTGCGCGGCCGGCCGGGGGCGGGCCGCGGCGTGCTGGCCAAGGCGCCCAAGCCGATCCAGGAGACCCGGGTGGACCTGCCAACCATCGGCCTGGCGACCGTCCAGGGCGTGGCGCGGGCTGGTCTGGCCGGCATCGTGGGCGAGGCGGGGCGGGTCATCGTGCTGGACCGCGAGGCGGTGATCTCGCTGGCCGACGAGCTCGGCGTGTTCATCTTCGGCGTGGAGCCAGAAGGCCGATGA
- the fabZ gene encoding 3-hydroxyacyl-ACP dehydratase FabZ has protein sequence MTRKAPAGQDPTQIDITEVLERIPHRYPFLLVDRCEEYKPSESIVGIKCVTVNEPFFQGHFPDYPVMPGVLLIEAMAQTGAVLMSKSLEVDTAGKAIFFMSADNCRFRSPVRPGDVVRMPVRVVRHRGDVFKFAGQALVGDKVAAEAEFAAMVVET, from the coding sequence ATGACGCGTAAGGCGCCGGCGGGGCAGGACCCGACGCAGATCGACATCACCGAGGTGCTGGAGCGGATCCCGCACCGCTATCCGTTCCTGCTGGTGGACCGTTGCGAGGAGTACAAGCCCTCGGAGTCGATCGTCGGCATCAAGTGCGTGACGGTGAACGAGCCCTTCTTCCAGGGGCATTTCCCGGACTATCCGGTGATGCCGGGCGTGCTGCTCATCGAGGCCATGGCCCAGACCGGCGCGGTCCTGATGTCGAAATCGCTCGAGGTGGACACCGCCGGCAAGGCGATCTTCTTCATGTCGGCCGACAACTGCCGCTTCCGCTCGCCGGTGCGGCCAGGCGACGTGGTGCGGATGCCGGTGCGCGTGGTCCGTCACCGCGGCGACGTCTTCAAGTTCGCGGGTCAGGCCCTGGTGGGCGACAAGGTGGCCGCCGAGGCCGAGTTCGCCGCCATGGTCGTGGAGACCTGA
- the lpxB gene encoding lipid-A-disaccharide synthase: MTAGRPLTVMLVAAEASGDDRGAGLMRALRRRLGEGVRFVGVGGERMRAEGLDSPFDIAELSVLGLLEGLAAYPKVIRRAREAAAIAAREKPDVAVLIDSWGFTLRVAQRLRRARPGMPLVKYVGPQVWASRPGRGKTTAATYDHLLSIHAFDAPYFEAEGLPTTFVGNSALAIDFGGADPARLRRSIGAGPDDPILLVLPGSRPGEIQRVLPAFEDAVLRLKAERPELHVVIPAAPTVADMVRARVAGWPNRAHVVEGEAGKLDAMKAATVALACSGTVTTELALAGCPMVVGYRLAPLTYAILKRLITTRYVTLFNIAAGEAVAPELLQDDCNGPALAREAALRLDDADLRRRQVERQYAALDKMGRGGPDPNEAAASAVLKVLEGKGAA, from the coding sequence ATGACCGCGGGCCGGCCGCTCACCGTCATGCTGGTGGCCGCCGAGGCCTCCGGCGACGACCGGGGAGCGGGCCTGATGCGGGCGCTCCGGCGGCGGCTGGGCGAGGGAGTCCGGTTCGTCGGCGTCGGGGGCGAGCGGATGCGGGCCGAGGGGCTGGACAGCCCGTTCGACATCGCCGAGCTGTCGGTGCTGGGCCTGCTCGAGGGGCTCGCCGCCTATCCGAAGGTGATCCGCCGCGCCCGCGAAGCCGCCGCCATCGCCGCGCGCGAAAAGCCCGACGTCGCCGTGCTGATCGACTCCTGGGGCTTCACCCTTCGCGTAGCCCAGCGACTGCGCCGGGCCCGTCCGGGCATGCCGCTCGTGAAGTACGTCGGCCCGCAGGTCTGGGCCTCGCGGCCGGGCCGGGGGAAGACCACGGCGGCGACCTACGACCACCTGCTGTCGATCCACGCCTTCGACGCGCCGTACTTCGAGGCCGAGGGCCTGCCGACCACCTTCGTCGGCAACTCGGCCCTGGCGATCGACTTCGGCGGGGCCGATCCGGCCCGCCTGCGCCGGAGCATCGGCGCAGGGCCTGACGATCCCATCCTCCTGGTGCTGCCCGGCAGCCGCCCGGGCGAGATCCAGCGCGTCCTGCCGGCGTTCGAGGATGCGGTCCTGCGGCTGAAGGCCGAGCGGCCCGAGCTCCACGTCGTGATCCCCGCCGCGCCGACGGTGGCCGACATGGTCCGGGCCCGGGTCGCCGGCTGGCCGAACCGCGCGCACGTCGTGGAGGGGGAAGCCGGCAAGCTCGACGCCATGAAGGCCGCGACGGTGGCCCTGGCCTGCTCGGGCACGGTGACGACCGAACTGGCGCTGGCGGGCTGTCCGATGGTGGTCGGCTACAGGCTCGCGCCGCTGACCTATGCGATCCTGAAGCGGCTGATCACCACGAGGTATGTGACGCTGTTCAATATCGCCGCCGGCGAGGCGGTGGCGCCGGAGCTGCTGCAGGACGACTGCAACGGCCCGGCCCTGGCGCGCGAGGCGGCCTTGCGCCTGGACGATGCGGATCTGCGCCGCCGGCAGGTCGAGCGGCAGTACGCGGCCCTCGACAAAATGGGACGCGGCGGCCCCGATCCGAACGAGGCCGCCGCGTCTGCAGTCCTGAAAGTCCTGGAAGGGAAGGGGGCTGCTTAG
- the lpxD gene encoding UDP-3-O-(3-hydroxymyristoyl)glucosamine N-acyltransferase, translating into MPDPRFYEDLGPVPLAELAKLGGADLPAGADGARLIRAAAVLAHAGPDTVTFLTDRKHLPGLARLEGACFVQARDASVLPDGCIPLVTRNPHGAYALAAQTLHRPRAVGSDAIAPDVVLEPGVELGAGVVLGPGVKVGRGTRIGPNAVVGAGVAIGRECDIGANVTLGFALLGDRVRILAGAVIGEPGFGATAGAQGLIDIPQLGRVIIQDGVTIGANTTIDRGAFDDTVIGENTKIDNLVQIAHNVRVGRNCVMAAHTGISGSVEIGEGAQFGGRAGVADHVTIGAGARVGAAAGVMKDIPAGETWGGMPARPIRHWLKETAWLARMANRRGPDGKGAGNDA; encoded by the coding sequence ATGCCCGATCCGCGCTTCTACGAAGACCTGGGACCGGTTCCCCTCGCCGAGCTGGCCAAGCTCGGCGGGGCGGACCTGCCCGCAGGCGCCGACGGCGCCCGCCTGATCCGCGCCGCGGCGGTGCTGGCCCACGCGGGGCCCGACACCGTCACCTTCCTGACCGACCGCAAGCACCTGCCGGGCCTCGCTCGCCTGGAAGGCGCCTGCTTCGTCCAGGCCAGGGACGCAAGCGTCTTGCCCGATGGCTGCATCCCGCTCGTCACCCGCAACCCGCACGGCGCCTATGCGCTGGCGGCGCAGACGCTGCACCGGCCCCGTGCGGTCGGATCGGACGCCATTGCGCCCGACGTGGTGCTGGAGCCGGGCGTCGAGCTGGGCGCGGGGGTCGTGCTGGGGCCGGGGGTCAAGGTGGGACGCGGGACCCGGATCGGCCCAAACGCCGTGGTCGGCGCCGGCGTCGCGATCGGCCGCGAGTGCGACATCGGGGCGAACGTCACCCTCGGCTTCGCCCTGCTCGGCGACCGGGTGCGGATCCTGGCCGGCGCGGTCATCGGCGAGCCGGGCTTCGGCGCGACGGCCGGGGCGCAGGGCCTGATCGACATCCCGCAGCTCGGCCGGGTGATCATCCAGGACGGGGTGACCATCGGGGCGAACACCACCATCGACCGCGGCGCCTTCGACGACACCGTGATCGGCGAGAACACCAAGATCGACAACCTCGTGCAGATCGCCCACAACGTCCGCGTGGGACGAAACTGCGTCATGGCCGCCCACACCGGCATCTCGGGCAGCGTGGAGATCGGCGAGGGCGCCCAGTTCGGCGGCCGCGCCGGCGTGGCCGACCATGTGACCATCGGCGCCGGCGCCCGGGTGGGCGCGGCGGCCGGCGTGATGAAGGACATCCCGGCCGGAGAGACATGGGGGGGCATGCCCGCCCGTCCGATCCGGCACTGGCTGAAGGAAACGGCGTGGCTCGCCCGGATGGCGAACCGCAGGGGGCCGGACGGTAAAGGGGCTGGGAATGACGCGTAA
- the lpxA gene encoding acyl-ACP--UDP-N-acetylglucosamine O-acyltransferase produces MAVEIHPTAIVADSAELADGVSIGPFCIVGEAVRIGPGTRLHAHVVVEGRTTLGANNHVHPFAVLGGPPQHTAYKGEDTELVIGDNNLIREHATMNIGTPHGGGVTRVGSNGLYMIESHVGHDCIVGDNVILTKQATLGGHCQIGDYVIVGGLAAVHQFTRVGRHAMIGGLAAVVKDVIPYGSVWGNHAHLEGLNLVGLKRRGFDRETINTLRAAYRLLFADEGTFQERLEDTAQTYADSPQVMEIIDFIRADASRPLCLPEREV; encoded by the coding sequence TTGGCCGTCGAGATCCACCCCACCGCCATCGTCGCCGACAGCGCCGAGCTGGCGGACGGCGTCAGCATCGGCCCCTTCTGCATCGTCGGCGAGGCGGTGAGGATCGGCCCCGGCACGCGCCTGCACGCCCATGTCGTGGTCGAGGGGCGCACGACCCTGGGCGCGAACAACCACGTCCATCCGTTCGCCGTCCTCGGCGGGCCGCCGCAGCACACCGCCTACAAGGGCGAGGACACCGAGCTCGTCATCGGCGACAACAACCTGATCCGCGAACACGCCACGATGAACATCGGCACGCCGCACGGCGGGGGCGTGACGCGCGTGGGCTCGAACGGCCTCTACATGATCGAGAGCCATGTCGGGCACGACTGCATCGTGGGCGACAACGTCATCCTGACGAAGCAGGCCACCCTCGGGGGCCACTGCCAGATCGGCGACTATGTGATCGTGGGCGGCCTCGCAGCGGTCCACCAGTTCACCCGCGTCGGCCGCCACGCCATGATCGGCGGCCTGGCGGCCGTGGTGAAGGACGTGATCCCCTACGGCTCGGTGTGGGGCAACCACGCCCATCTCGAGGGGCTGAACCTCGTGGGCCTGAAGCGGCGCGGGTTCGACCGCGAGACGATCAACACCCTGCGCGCCGCCTACCGGCTGCTGTTCGCCGACGAGGGCACCTTCCAGGAGCGCCTGGAGGACACCGCCCAGACCTACGCCGACAGCCCGCAGGTGATGGAGATCATCGACTTCATCCGCGCCGACGCCAGCCGGCCCCTCTGCCTGCCCGAACGCGAAGTCTGA
- the bamA gene encoding outer membrane protein assembly factor BamA, with the protein MLKTRARSAALASGLALLLGSTALVAPTLAFAQQEQGGVIQRILVQGNERIEQATVVSYLPIQVGDQVDPERIDLALKALFRTDLFADVKIDFQNGDLIITVEENPIINRVIFEGNSGLKEDKLRDEVSIRPRGIFTRAKVQSDVQRIVELYRRSGRISAQVEPQIIELPQKRVDLIFKIDEGPKSGILSVNFLGNRAFSDNDLRDVVVTEESRWYKFFSNNANYDPDRLEYDKEQLRKHYRNRGYYDFRVSSAVAELAPDKNGFVVTYTLDEGPQYEFGEIKVETELQKLDQAVLASLLPIRSGETYQDEVIEQATDALTFAAGAAGFAFVDVRPNYQANRETRKVDVTFQVREGPRVYVDRIDIVGNTQTLDYVIRREMSVVEGDAYNRALVDRSRRQVRGLGFFKDVEITETPGSAPDRTALQVRVEEQPTGELSFSAGYSSVDQLVLDLGVTQRNFRGRGQDVRARVSVGSLRQQLDFSFTEPRFLGRDVAAGIDLYGYRYDLSDYTSYETATVGTTLRANFPLSLNARGSLRYSLRQDEIKIDDFYCDPSQPLLALAICGQRGSFITSLVGYGIRFDRRNDYLNPTRGYYVDFVQDFAGLAGDVNYVRTEAEGGWYHGFTRDFILSLTGSAGYVEGWGGDNVRINDRFYKGGNTFRGFETAGIGPRDLSFTRADSLGGKAYAIGTVELTVPTFLPEQYGIKAALFSDFGTLGLLDKEDKQCPPPGTAECPLGARDPNVQDDLSLRASAGLSIFWRSPMGPIRFDFSRVLAKEDYDKTETFRFSTSTRF; encoded by the coding sequence ATGCTCAAGACCCGCGCCCGCAGCGCCGCGCTCGCCTCCGGCCTTGCCCTGCTTCTGGGCTCGACCGCCCTCGTCGCGCCGACGCTAGCCTTCGCCCAGCAGGAACAGGGCGGGGTGATCCAGCGGATCCTGGTGCAGGGCAACGAACGGATCGAGCAGGCGACCGTCGTCTCGTACCTGCCGATCCAGGTCGGGGATCAGGTCGATCCCGAGCGCATCGACCTGGCGCTGAAGGCGCTGTTCCGCACCGACCTCTTCGCCGACGTGAAGATCGACTTCCAGAACGGCGACCTGATCATCACCGTGGAGGAGAACCCGATCATCAACCGGGTGATCTTCGAGGGGAACTCGGGTCTGAAGGAGGACAAGCTGCGCGACGAGGTGTCGATCCGTCCGCGCGGCATCTTCACCCGCGCCAAGGTGCAGAGCGACGTCCAGCGGATCGTCGAGCTCTACCGCCGCTCGGGGCGGATCTCGGCCCAGGTCGAGCCGCAGATCATCGAGCTGCCGCAGAAGCGGGTGGACCTGATCTTCAAGATCGACGAGGGCCCCAAGAGCGGCATCCTGTCGGTCAACTTCCTCGGCAACCGGGCCTTCTCGGACAACGACCTGCGCGACGTGGTCGTGACCGAGGAGAGCCGCTGGTACAAGTTCTTCTCGAACAACGCGAACTACGATCCGGACCGGCTCGAGTACGACAAGGAGCAGCTGCGCAAGCACTACCGCAATCGCGGCTACTACGACTTCCGCGTCTCCTCGGCCGTGGCCGAGCTGGCTCCGGACAAGAACGGCTTCGTCGTCACCTACACCCTGGACGAAGGTCCGCAGTACGAGTTCGGCGAGATCAAGGTCGAGACCGAGCTGCAGAAGCTCGACCAGGCGGTGCTGGCCTCGCTGCTGCCGATCCGCTCGGGCGAGACCTACCAGGACGAGGTCATCGAGCAGGCCACCGACGCGCTGACCTTCGCGGCGGGCGCCGCCGGCTTCGCGTTCGTGGACGTGCGCCCGAACTACCAGGCCAACCGCGAGACCCGGAAAGTGGACGTGACGTTCCAGGTCCGCGAGGGACCGCGCGTGTACGTCGACCGCATCGACATCGTCGGCAACACCCAGACGCTGGACTACGTGATCCGTCGCGAGATGAGCGTGGTGGAGGGCGACGCCTACAACCGGGCGCTCGTCGACCGCTCCCGCCGGCAGGTCCGCGGCCTGGGCTTCTTCAAGGACGTCGAGATCACCGAGACCCCGGGTTCGGCGCCGGACCGCACCGCGCTGCAGGTGCGGGTTGAGGAGCAGCCCACGGGCGAGCTGTCGTTCAGCGCCGGCTATTCGTCGGTGGACCAGCTCGTGCTCGACCTCGGCGTCACCCAGCGCAACTTCCGCGGCCGCGGCCAGGACGTGCGTGCGCGCGTCTCGGTGGGCTCGCTGCGCCAGCAGCTGGACTTCTCCTTCACCGAGCCGCGGTTCCTGGGCCGGGACGTGGCGGCCGGCATCGACCTCTACGGCTACCGCTACGACCTGTCGGACTACACCTCGTACGAGACGGCCACGGTCGGAACGACGCTGCGGGCCAACTTCCCGCTCAGCCTGAACGCCCGCGGGTCGCTGCGCTATTCGCTGCGCCAGGACGAGATCAAGATCGACGACTTCTACTGCGATCCGAGCCAGCCGCTGCTGGCGCTGGCGATCTGCGGTCAGCGGGGCTCGTTCATCACCTCGCTGGTGGGCTACGGCATCCGGTTCGACCGGCGGAACGACTACCTGAACCCGACCCGCGGCTATTACGTGGACTTCGTGCAGGACTTCGCCGGCCTGGCGGGTGACGTGAACTACGTCCGCACCGAGGCCGAGGGCGGCTGGTACCACGGCTTCACCCGCGACTTCATCCTGAGCCTCACCGGCTCGGCCGGCTACGTCGAGGGCTGGGGCGGCGACAACGTCCGGATCAACGATCGCTTCTACAAGGGCGGCAACACCTTCCGTGGCTTCGAGACCGCTGGCATCGGCCCGCGCGACCTCTCGTTCACCCGCGCCGACTCGCTGGGCGGCAAGGCCTACGCCATCGGCACGGTCGAGCTGACGGTGCCGACCTTCCTGCCCGAGCAGTACGGCATCAAGGCCGCGCTGTTCTCGGACTTCGGCACCCTGGGTCTCCTCGACAAGGAGGACAAGCAGTGCCCGCCGCCGGGCACCGCCGAGTGCCCGCTGGGCGCGCGGGACCCCAACGTCCAGGACGACCTGTCCCTGCGGGCGTCGGCGGGCCTCAGCATCTTCTGGCGTTCGCCCATGGGTCCGATCAGGTTCGACTTCAGCCGTGTTTTGGCCAAAGAGGACTACGACAAGACCGAGACCTTCCGGTTCTCCACCTCAACCAGGTTCTAG
- the gltX gene encoding glutamate--tRNA ligase yields MPDRPVRTRIAPSPTGMMHIGTARTALFNWLYARHTGGKFLLRIEDTDRERSTDEAVKVIFDGLKWLGLDADEPPVFQFARADRHREAAETLLARGGAYRDYMTPEELEAEREVARAEGRVVRSPWRDASPNDAPDRPFVVRLKAPQEGETVIQDAVKGEVRFQNKQLDDLILLRTDGTPTYNLAVVVDDHDMGVTHVIRGDDHLNNAARQTLIYQGLGWEVPVWAHLPLIHGPDGAKLSKRHGAQAVSEFDSMGYLPETMRNYLAKLGWGHGDDEIFSDEQAIAWFDINDVVSAPARLDWAKLNHLNNHYIRQAEPARLAELVKTVLASRDWPLEAGDMAVIERTIPFVRDGAKTTLELADNVVFALKRRPLELPEKTRTQMTEELRGRLSRLREALAAVEYWDVPSLEAALRAFAEAEGVGLGKFGPQLRAVLSGGAPAPDLAGAMVALTRDESLGRLDDALSPSA; encoded by the coding sequence ATGCCTGACCGTCCCGTCCGCACCCGGATCGCCCCCTCGCCTACCGGCATGATGCACATTGGCACGGCGAGGACCGCCCTGTTCAACTGGCTTTATGCCCGCCACACGGGCGGCAAGTTCCTGCTGCGCATCGAGGACACCGACCGGGAGCGTTCGACCGACGAGGCGGTGAAGGTGATCTTCGACGGCCTGAAATGGCTGGGCCTGGACGCCGACGAGCCGCCGGTGTTCCAGTTCGCCCGGGCCGACCGGCACCGCGAGGCCGCCGAGACGCTGCTGGCGCGCGGCGGCGCCTATCGTGATTACATGACGCCCGAGGAGCTGGAGGCGGAGCGTGAGGTGGCGCGCGCCGAGGGCCGGGTCGTCCGCTCGCCCTGGCGCGACGCCTCGCCCAACGACGCCCCCGACCGCCCGTTCGTGGTGCGGCTGAAGGCGCCGCAGGAGGGCGAGACTGTCATCCAGGACGCGGTGAAGGGCGAGGTCCGGTTCCAGAACAAGCAGCTGGACGACCTGATCCTGCTGCGCACCGACGGCACCCCCACCTACAACCTCGCCGTGGTCGTGGACGACCACGACATGGGCGTGACGCACGTGATCCGCGGCGACGACCACCTGAACAACGCCGCCCGCCAGACGCTGATCTATCAAGGCCTCGGCTGGGAGGTCCCGGTGTGGGCGCACCTGCCGCTGATCCACGGCCCCGACGGAGCGAAGCTGTCGAAGCGCCACGGCGCCCAGGCGGTCAGCGAGTTCGACTCCATGGGCTACCTGCCCGAGACCATGCGCAACTACCTGGCCAAGCTGGGCTGGGGCCACGGGGACGACGAGATCTTTTCGGATGAGCAGGCGATCGCCTGGTTCGACATCAATGACGTGGTCAGCGCGCCGGCCCGCCTCGACTGGGCCAAGCTGAACCACCTGAACAACCACTACATCCGCCAGGCCGAACCCGCGCGCCTCGCCGAGCTGGTCAAGACGGTGCTGGCGAGCCGCGACTGGCCCCTCGAGGCCGGGGACATGGCGGTGATCGAGCGCACGATCCCCTTCGTCCGCGACGGCGCCAAGACGACGCTGGAGCTGGCCGACAACGTCGTCTTCGCGCTCAAGCGCCGGCCGCTCGAGCTGCCCGAGAAGACCCGGACGCAGATGACCGAGGAGCTGCGCGGGCGCCTTTCGCGCCTGCGGGAGGCGCTGGCCGCTGTCGAATACTGGGACGTGCCGTCGCTCGAGGCGGCGCTGCGGGCGTTCGCGGAAGCCGAAGGCGTGGGCCTGGGCAAGTTCGGACCGCAGCTGCGCGCCGTGCTTTCCGGCGGCGCGCCGGCCCCCGATCTCGCAGGCGCGATGGTCGCGCTGACCCGCGACGAAAGTCTAGGACGGCTCGACGATGCGCTTTCACCGTCCGCGTAA
- a CDS encoding OmpH family outer membrane protein encodes MNFKTFTAAGCAATAALALAGAANAQAVAQTNAPPPVTHGPALPGICIMSVQGAIAGSAVGKYVNTRMEQIIQQTNAELNGERTGIENESKQLEGQRATLDRTTLEQRASALQVRANALQRKAQLREREVAATEQKAIGRVGQEMEPLIRQVYQQRQCSVLLNRDSVIIGNPAMDITQGVVTALNAKITQFAFDRERLDQPAAQPAPAAQTQQPRR; translated from the coding sequence ATGAACTTCAAGACCTTCACCGCGGCCGGATGCGCCGCGACCGCCGCTCTGGCGCTGGCCGGCGCGGCCAACGCCCAGGCCGTCGCCCAGACCAACGCCCCGCCGCCGGTGACCCACGGCCCCGCGCTGCCCGGCATCTGCATCATGAGCGTCCAGGGCGCCATCGCGGGCTCGGCGGTCGGCAAGTACGTCAACACCCGGATGGAGCAGATCATCCAGCAGACGAACGCCGAGCTGAACGGCGAGCGCACCGGGATCGAGAACGAGAGCAAGCAGCTCGAAGGCCAGCGCGCGACGCTGGACCGCACCACCCTCGAGCAGCGCGCCTCGGCCCTGCAGGTCCGTGCGAACGCCCTGCAGCGCAAGGCGCAGCTGCGCGAGCGCGAAGTCGCCGCCACCGAGCAGAAGGCGATCGGCCGCGTGGGCCAGGAGATGGAGCCCCTGATCCGTCAGGTCTACCAGCAGCGCCAGTGCTCGGTGCTGCTGAACCGGGACTCGGTGATCATCGGCAACCCGGCGATGGACATCACCCAGGGCGTGGTCACGGCGCTGAACGCCAAGATCACCCAGTTCGCCTTCGACCGCGAGCGCCTGGACCAGCCGGCGGCCCAGCCCGCTCCGGCCGCCCAGACGCAACAGCCGCGCCGCTAG
- the gltA gene encoding citrate synthase — MGDTAKIGIGGKDVELPVLKGTVGPDVVDIRKLYAETDTFTYDPGFTSTASCESKITFIDGDKGVLLHRGYPIDQLAEKSSFLEVCYLLLHGELPTAAEFTTFEHNITYHTMVHEQFDRFFQGFRRDAHPMAIMVGAVGALSAFYHDSTNIDDPEQRIISAHRMIAKMPTIAARAFKYSKGQPFIYPRNELSYAENFLRMCFSVPAEDWKPNPVLTRAMDRIFILHADHEQNASTSTVRLAGSSGANPFACIAAGIACLWGPSHGGANEEALNMLAEIGSVDRIPEYVQGVKDRRYRLMGFGHRVYKNYDPRAKVMQTTCHEVLAEVGHSDDPLLKVAIELEKIALNDPYFIERKLYPNVDFYSGITLRALGFPPDMFTVLFALARTVGWIAQWKEMIEDPSQKIGRPRQLYTGAAQRDYVPVEKRG, encoded by the coding sequence ATGGGCGACACGGCGAAGATCGGCATCGGCGGCAAGGACGTTGAGCTCCCGGTCCTGAAGGGGACGGTTGGCCCCGACGTGGTCGACATCCGCAAGCTGTACGCGGAGACCGACACCTTCACCTACGATCCGGGCTTCACGTCGACCGCCTCTTGCGAGAGCAAGATCACCTTCATCGACGGCGACAAGGGCGTGCTGCTGCACCGCGGCTACCCGATCGACCAGCTGGCGGAGAAGTCGAGCTTCCTCGAGGTCTGCTACCTGCTGCTGCACGGCGAGCTGCCCACGGCGGCCGAGTTCACGACGTTCGAGCACAACATCACCTATCACACGATGGTGCACGAGCAGTTCGACCGCTTCTTCCAGGGCTTCCGCCGGGACGCGCACCCGATGGCGATCATGGTCGGCGCGGTCGGGGCCCTCTCGGCCTTCTACCACGACAGCACCAACATCGACGATCCCGAGCAGCGGATCATCTCGGCTCATCGCATGATCGCCAAGATGCCGACGATCGCGGCGCGGGCGTTCAAGTACTCGAAGGGCCAGCCCTTCATCTATCCGCGCAACGAGCTCTCGTACGCCGAGAACTTCCTGCGCATGTGCTTCTCGGTCCCGGCCGAGGACTGGAAGCCGAACCCGGTCCTGACCCGGGCGATGGATCGCATCTTCATCCTGCACGCCGACCACGAGCAGAACGCGTCGACCTCGACCGTCCGCCTCGCCGGCTCGTCGGGCGCCAATCCGTTCGCGTGCATCGCCGCCGGCATCGCCTGCCTCTGGGGCCCCAGCCACGGCGGGGCGAACGAAGAGGCGCTGAACATGCTGGCCGAGATCGGCTCGGTGGACCGCATCCCCGAGTACGTCCAGGGCGTGAAGGACCGCCGCTACCGGCTGATGGGCTTCGGCCACCGGGTCTACAAGAACTACGACCCGCGGGCGAAGGTCATGCAGACCACCTGCCACGAGGTCCTGGCCGAGGTCGGTCACTCGGACGACCCGCTGCTGAAGGTGGCGATAGAGCTCGAGAAGATCGCGCTCAACGATCCCTACTTCATCGAGCGCAAGCTCTACCCGAACGTCGACTTCTACTCGGGCATCACCCTGCGCGCCCTGGGCTTCCCGCCGGACATGTTCACGGTGCTGTTCGCCCTGGCCCGCACCGTGGGCTGGATCGCGCAGTGGAAGGAAATGATCGAGGATCCGTCCCAGAAGATCGGCCGCCCGCGCCAGCTCTACACGGGCGCCGCCCAGCGCGACTACGTGCCGGTGGAGAAGCGGGGCTAA